The Osmerus eperlanus unplaced genomic scaffold, fOsmEpe2.1 SCAFFOLD_582, whole genome shotgun sequence genome has a segment encoding these proteins:
- the rwdd gene encoding RWD domain-containing protein 4, with protein sequence MTANEDQEMELEALRSIYEGDECFREISPVSFQFRIGDHEDSKAFLIDISWPETYPETSPQISLDAFFNNRISPITKQMIISKLEEQVEANLGTAMMYTLFDWAKENQESLMENHQPVVTAVTLTSNNDNTSNVGTAKKKERKEQLTKAQKRKMTSRTDNKGELPRGWDWVDVVKVSCLYLLPVYPCSYFAYPEDGTLYCQFTV encoded by the exons ATGACTGCCAACGAGGATCAAGAG ATGGAGTTAGAAGCTCTTCGCTCCATATACGAAGGAGACGAATGCTTCAGAGAGATCAGCCCAGTGTCTTTTCAGTTTAGG ATAGGAGACCATGAAGACTCCAAAGCATTTCTGATAGATATTTCATGGCCAGAGACCTATCCTGAAACTTCTCCCCAAATATCATTAGATGCCTTTTTCAACAACAGAAT ttctcCAATCACCAAGCAGATGATCATCTcaaagctggaggagcaggtggaggccAACCTGGGCACAGCCATGATGTACACCCTGTTTGACTGGGCCAAGGAGAATCAGGAGAGCCTAATGGAGAACCACCAGCCTGTGGTCACTGCTGTG ACGTTAAcgtccaacaacgacaacacaaGTAACGTTGGCACCgccaagaagaaggagaggaaggaacaaCTGACCAAAGCACAGAAGAGGAAAATGACCAGCAGAACAG ATAATAAGGGGGAGCTGCcaaggggctgggactgggtggACGTTGTCAAGGTAAGTTGTTTGTACTTGCTCCCTGTGTATCCCTGCAGTTATTTTGCCTATCCAGAAGATGGTacactttattgtcaatttacTGTGTAG
- the LOC134016750 gene encoding uncharacterized protein LOC134016750 yields the protein MWTYYRNGTVLKKKKDRENKDITFPAISNGPTSFSKDNKNKSHSQRVQDLFFSHCLSDHGIVGRKVRTTKKADNQWSTPFTKVNEEAESHIKAHLRYHLHQRHVKAYTRSTREEEKEAGMLHLLNTQGHLFKDKTLKTLLGVNGHEGLQDDCPEMLQSLVDLGQVEEDREEEKVKEQVGVRKNVDSWNQSFTGSGKRPPDGSSTGHVDDHTEEYPTERGPRHASHTVSDDLKGEVVPPFCAKKRRFMVYICGGYKDTVAERSTLMENVFPGCTSTV from the exons ATGTGGACCTATTATAGAAATGGAACTGTActcaagaagaagaaagacagg GAGAACAAAGATATAACATTTCCAGCCATTTCCAATGGACCTACTTCTTTCTCCAAG GATAACAAGAACAAGTCTCATTCTCAGCGGGTTCAGGATCTCTTCTTTTCCCACTGTCTTTCCGATCATGGCATCGTGGGCAGGAAGGTCAGAACCACTAAG AAGGCGGACAACCAGTGGAGTACCCCTTTCACCAAAGTGAATGAGGAGGCAGAGTCGCACATAAAGGCACATCTCAGG TATCATTTACATCAACGCCATGTCAAGGCTTACACTCGAAGCACAcgggaagaggagaaagaggccgGAATGCTACACCTGCTGAATACACAGGGTCATTTATTTAAG GACAAGACATTGAAGACTTTATTAGGTGTGAACGGGCATGAAGGCCTCCAGGATGACTGTCCTGAGATGCTGCAGAGTCTGGTGGAcctggggcaggtggaggaagacagggaagaGGAAAAGGTGAAGGAACAAGTCGGCGTGCGGAAGAACGTCGACTCCTGGAACCAAAGCTTTACAGGAAGTGGGAAACGTCCACCAGATGGGTCGTCCACAGGTCATGTGGACGACCACACGGAGGAATACCCAACAGAAAGGGGTCCTCGTCATGCAAGTCACACTGTGTCAGATGACCTTAAAGGAGAGGTGGTCCCTCCCTTCTGTGCCAAGAAGAGAAGGTTCATGGTTTACATATGTGGAGGATACAAGG acaccGTGGCAGAGAGGAGTACCCTGATGGAGAACGTTTTCCCCGGCTGTACCTCTACTGTATAA